The DNA region TTTAGTACTAAAGTTAACTATTGAGTGCTACATTTTGTTTATAATAATTGCATGTTTGATTTTATTGAAATTATTAAAACTTGTATTACATGTTTGTCCGTTTTATACTTTCTATATATTTGTTTTATACTAATTATAACTCTATGCAACGTGCTTTTTGTCTCATAGTCTTTTTGGGTCTGTTTTACTGTGGTGTTGCGCAAAAGAAAGTTTATCAATTTACACACTTGTCAACAGCTGAAGGGTTGTCGCAAAGTTCGGCCATAGCTATAGAACAAGACGATTTAGGTCAGGTTTGGATAGGTACCCGAGACGGATTGAATAGATATGACGGCAGTAAATTTAAGATTTACCGTAATGATTTTGATGACGAAAGTTCGCTAAGCAATAACGATATTCTTGCTATCAAGCAGGATTCTAAAGGTTTCATTTGGATAGGAACTTACAATGGTTTGAACAAATATAACCCTAGGTCTGATACATTTACCCGATACTTTCACGAACAAAACAAGGGGTCTTTAAGCAATAATACCGTATGGACTATTGAAGAAATGTCCAATGGAGAAATGTGGATTGGTACCTCAAACGGTCTCTCGGTTTATAACCAAGACTCTAACACCTTTAAAACGTATGTAAAAAGTAGTTCAGAAGAAAGTCTTTTAGGTAGCCATATACTGTCAATTTTAGAAACACGAGAAGGAACAATCTATATTGGAACCACGTCGGGGTTAAGTGAAGCTATAAAAGACAATAATGGTAATTACAAGTTTAAAGCGATACCCAAAACAACATCGGTTTATATTCAAGATGTTATAGAATCAGAGAACGGTGAAATATTAATGGCAACACAATCTCGTGGCGTTCTTTCATATAATATTGTTAGCAAAAAAGTAAAAACATTTCCTATTGTTGGAGAGAAAAACGACGGTGGTAAAAACGTAAGGAGGCTATTGTATGACGCTAATGGCTTATTGTGGATTGGGACCTACAACGGCTTAACAGTGGTTAAGAACAATAAAGTTGTAGCGTCCTTGATGTCTGACTTAAACAATCCTAAAAGTTTGAGTAAGAATTCCATAAAGTGTTTGTTCAAAGACAAAAAAGGATCGATATGGATAGGTACTTATTATGGAGGGGTAAATATTTGGGATGAATCTAATGTAAATTTTATAAACTATGCCCATAAATTAGGGAATAGAGGTTTAAATTACAATGTAGTGAGCTCAATAGCGCATTATAACAATCTTGTGTTTTTTGGAACCGAAGGTGGAGGTATAAACATATACGATAAAACGCTACAGTCGTTTAGTTATATTGAACAACGTTCCACAAACCAACTTCCTGACAATAACATAAAGGCTTTGAGTATTATTGACAAGGACAAACTTTGGATAGGTACATTTAATAGAGGACTTGCAATTTATAACTTGTCTACTAAAACCTTTGAAACAAATATTTTACCCAGTCAACTGAAAAGTTTTTTAAGTGATGTTGGTATTTATAGTATTCAAAAAGATAAATATCAAAATGTATGGATAGGCACCTTTGGTAAGGGTATTGTAAAATATAACCAAGCATTACAAACATATAATGTAATTGGTACTAGTGATGATATTTCAAAATCATTATCCAGTAATTTGATTAGAGCCTTAATGATTGATGACCAACAAAATGTTTGGGCCGGGACAGAAAAGGGATTAAACAAGATTGATAACAACGGTATAGTTACGCCTTATTTTTATGATTTTAATAGGCAATACGGTGATGATATTTTATGTGTATTTCAAGATAGTAATCGTAATATTTGGGTGGGAACAAAAGCAAAAGGCTTGTTTAAACTGGAAAGAACAACCTTTGTGCCAATACCTTTAAAGGAAAACAACATTAAATTATCATCAATAAACAGTATTTTAGAAGACAAACCACGTACACTATGGTTAAGCACAAATCAAGGCTTAGTAAAATACAACATAAATTCAGGGCAACTAGAGCTTTTTAATCAGCGTGATGGGCTTGTGGGTAATGAGTTCAATAATAATGCGGCTTTAAAGGTTGGTAAATCTGATTTTTACTTTGGAGGGCCCACGGGAGTGTCTTTTTTTAATTCAAACCGTTTAAACAAAAACACCTATGCGCCACAGGTTATTTTAACAGATTTTACCATTAAAAATGAGCCCGTAGCCTTAAAAGATGAAAATGAAGTTTTACATGAAGCACTTTCGTTTACAAAGTCCATACGGTTGTCGCACGACCAAGGTAACTTTAGTATTACGTTTTCCATACCTAATTTTATAAACTCAAATAACAACAGTTACCAATATAGGCTTGCGGGTTTAGAGGAAGAGTGGAATTTTTCATCAAATAATACGGCATCATATACCATTCAAAACCCAGGAAACTATGTGTTTGAAGTTAGAGGTGTTAATAGTGATGGTGTTTTTAATAAGGACGTTACAAGCCTTGATATAGAAGTAAGACCAGCCCCTTGGAGAAGTTGGTGGGCATTTATGCTTTACGGTTTGTTTATAGTTACGGCACTGTATTTCTTAATAGATGTGTTAAAGTCAAAAACCAAACTGCGCCATCAGTTGGAGATGGAGCACCTTGAGGCTGAGCGAACAAAGGAAATCAACAAAACAAAACTAGAATTTTTCACCAATATTTCACATGAATTTAGAACCCCACTAGCACTAATTTTAGGGCCGCTTCATCAGATTATTGAGGACTATAGAGGCAGTAATAAAATATACAAAAAGCTTCTGGTTGTTGAAAATAGCGCCAATCATTTATTGCAGCTTATCAATAGGTTGATGGATTTTAGAAAGCTTGAAAATAATCTTTATAAATTAGAAACGGCAGAAGGTAATATTGTTAAGTTTTTAAAAGAGATCTATTTGTCATTTTCAGAATTTGCCAAAGATGGGAGGTATAACTATAATTTTATAGCCCCTCAAGAACTTATCTTAGTGTATTATGACCGCAATAAATTAGAACGTGTATTTTATAATTTGATTTCAAATGCCTTTAGATATACACCAAAAGGAGGACAAATTAATGTGAAGATTGAAAGGCTAAACCATAGCGTATTGATAAAAATTGAAGATACCGGTGTAGGTATCGCTGAAGAATACCAAGACAAAATATTTGAGCGTTTTTTTGAGGTAGCTGTAAATAACAGGCCAGATAACGACTATAACAAGGGGACTGGCATAGGGTTGTCAATAGCAAAAAATATTGTGGATTTGCATAAGGGCAGTATCAAGTTGGAAGCCAACAATGGTGCCCAAGGCTCTGTGTTTTGTGTGGAATTATTATTAGGTAGTGATCATTTGTCTGATGACGAAATTATTGAAGATTTTAAGTTTAGTGATGATGTGTCTCAATATGTTGACCAATTAGAACCCCAAACACTAGGGCTTGACGATGTTCTTGATACACTGCCAATAGCTGGGAAACAAACAATTCTCTTGGTTGAAGACAACAAACCTTTGCGCAAGTTCATGAAAAGTATCTTAAAGGATGTTTACAATATTCTTGAAGCAGAAAACGGAAAAGTAGCTTTTAACCTTGCCATAAAAGAAACTCCAGATCTTATTATAAGCGATGTTGTAATGCCTGTAATGCCAGGTACCGAACTCTGCGCAGCGGTCAAGAATGATATTAAAACAAGTCATATTCCCTTGATATTATTGACTTCAAGGACTTCTTTAGTCTATAAATTGGAAGGCTTAGAGCGTGGGGCTGATGACTACATAAGTAAGCCATTCAACGTAAAAGAGTTTAAGGTGCGTATCAAAAATATTCTAGATGCTAATGCACGATTAAAACAAAAGTTTACCGAGAGTACCCTTTTACAACCCAATGAAGTAACGGTAACCTCCATCGATGAAAAACTCTATAAAAAAGCCGTTCAGATAGTAGAGAGCAATATTGGTAATGATGGATTTGATGTGCCCTTTTTCTGTTCGGAATTAGGGGTTAGCAGAACCATGCTTTTTACAAAAATCAAAGCTTGGTCTGGGTTTACTCCTAATGAATTTGTACAGCATTTTAGAATGACTAGAGCCGCTCAATTGCTAGAGCAAGGTAAAATCAATATTTCTGAAATAAGTTATAGGGTTGGGTTTAAAAATCCTAAGTATTTTAGCAAGTGCTTCCAAAAGAAATTTGGAAAAACACCAACCCAATACGCAAATAAGTTTAGAGAAGTTTAAATTTCAATGAATTTAAACTGTTGAAAAACAGTTTTTTGTACTTTTTAACCCCCTTTTTTGTACTTCAAGTTCGGTTCTTTGTTCTAGTTTTAGAATATGAAAAACCAAAGACGAAATAGGTATTATGTTGAGATTGTCCTTATCACAATCATTGTGCTATTTAGTCTTATTATTATCTATTTAAGCTAAATTAACTAAAATTTAAACTAATGAGAAAAACCAAACAATTAAAGAATGTATTCTTTGTATTACTAGGTTTTTGTTTAGCGCTATCTGCTAGTGCTCAGCAAAAAACAGTGAAAGGTACTGTAACATCTTCTACAGATGGCATGTCTCTGCCAGGAGTAAATGTTATTGTTAAAGGAGGTAATAGCGGAACTTCAACCGACTTTGATGGTAATTATTCCATTGAAGCCCAAAAGGGAGCTGTGCTTGTATTTAGTTATTTGGGATTTGTTTCCCAAGAACTGCCCATTGGTAGTTCAACCACAATCAACGTCGTTTTAGAAGAAGACGTTAGTGCCCTTGATGAGGTAGTTGTAGTTGGTTATGGAGCAGCCAAGCGTAGTGATATAACAGGTTCCGTGTCCTCTGTGAAATCAGAAGAAGTTACGGCGTTTCCTGTTTTGGATGCGCAACAAGCATTACAAGGGCGTGCTGCCGGTGTAGCGGTGCAGTCTAACAACGGTGGAGAACCGGGTACACCAATTAATGTAACCATTAGAGGTAATACATCCATAAATGCCAGTAGTGCTGCTTTAGTAGTTGTTGATGGTTTTGTTGGCGCAACATATCCACAACCTGGAGATATAGAATCGGTGGAAGTGTTAAAAGATGCTTCTGCTACGGCTATCTATGGGTCTCGAGGTGCTAACGGTGTTATTTTGGTAACTACTAAAAAGGGTAGAAAGGGTAAGATGACAATAGAATTGAACAGTAATTACGCAATACAAACAACTTCTAATAGACTTGATTTACTTGATGCTAGTCAATTTGCCGATTATACCAGGGCAATCAACCCTTCTTATACACAAGGGCCTGCTAATACAGATTGGCAGGACCTTATTTACACAACAGGCCATACTACCAATCATCAATTAGCATTCTCTGGAGGATCAGACAACATCAATTATTATGTGTCTGGTAACTATTTTGATCAGGATGGTGTAGTCATCAACTCTGGTTTCGAGCGTTTTTCATTTTTAAGTAACATTGATGCACAAATTAGCGATAAGTTAAAACTTGGTTTCAATGCTTTTGGTAGTAGAAGCACTAAGGATGGGGTTTCCACACAAGCCAATAGTGGTGGTAGAGGAAGTGGTGATGTTATTTCCATAGCCTATAGGTTTGCGCCAGACTTGGGTGTTTTAGATGAAAACGGAAATAATACGTTCAACTCTGTAGGAGATGATATAGACAACCCGTTTGCTGTGGCTAGTGAACGCGTTGACGAAACTTTCGAAGACATATATCGTGCAAACTTTTATGGTGAATATGAAATCATTGAAGGATTGACTTTTAAATCTACCTTTGGGTTTAGTTCTAGAAATCAAACCCGTGGACAGTTTACGCCTTCAACACTGATAACTTCTGCAGGGGATCAAGGTGGTATTGCAGGAATAGCCAATTTAAAGAATACAAATTTATTAAGTGAGAACTATTTAACTTATACTAAAGAGATTGGTAAAGGTAATTTAACTGTATTGGCGGGGTATTCTTATCAGAAAGATAAAACTATTACAAATTCTGCAGGAGCAGAAGGTTTTGTAACTAATAGTGTGTCTTACAATGCTCTAGATACAGCATCAACCCCATTGATTCCTGAATCTTTTTTAAGTGAGTTTGAAATTCAATCACAGTATGGTCGTATAAATTATGATTATGATGATAAATATTTAATTACATTCACAGCACGTCGTGATGGGGCATCAAACTTTGCTAAAAATAATAAATATGCGTTCTTTCCTTCTGGAGCATTAGGATGGAAAGTCTCAAACGAGAATTTCCTAAAGGATAACGAAACGATATCTAATCTAAAGCTAAGAGCGAGTTATGGTGTAACTGGTAATCCATCAATTGCTCCATATAATTCCCTAGCTACTTTGCAATCGATTTATGCTGTTACAGGAGATCAAACTGTAAACGCAGTGGTGTCTGGGAGGCCAGCCAATCCAAACTTAAAGTGGGAGTCATCTTATCAAACTAACTTTGGTGTAGATTTAGGTTTATGGCAGAATAGAGCGTCTTTAAGTGTTGATATTTACAACATAGATACAAAAGATTTAATAGTAGGTAATAGCAATACACCAGAGTACACAGGTTTTTTAAATCCTAATTTCTTAGACAATATAGGTGAAATAAATAATAAAGGTGTGGAAATTACACTTTCTACAAGAAATATAAGTACAGAATATTTTACATGGTCAACCGATTTAAATTGGTCTAGAAATAGAAATACAGTTGAGAAACTTTTCGGTAACGATGTAGATCTATTTTTACCATCAGCAGCACCAGGACATTTTTTACAAGACGAAACACATATTTTAAGGGAAGGAGAAGCACTCGGGCAGTTCTTCGGATGGGAATACAGAGGTGTTTATCAAGGTGGTGCTTTACCTGAAGGAACCGCAACATTTAGTGGGGCTGTAGCAGGAGATGAATTATTTACAGATGTGGATAATAGTGGAGAAATAAACTCTTCAGACAGAAAAATTATAGGTGATCCTAACCAAGACTGGACCTTTGGGTTTAATAATACCTTTAAATATAAAAATTTCGATTTAGGTATTTTCTTCCAAGGTGCGGTAGGCGGAGATATTTATAGCTTTACTTTATCTGAATTAGCATCAGGTGGTTCTAATGCTACTACTGAAGCGCTTAATGCATGGTCTCCAAGTAATACAGATACTAATGTGCCTTCTCCCGCAACAAGAGAGAAGCGTATGAATTCTAGATTTGTTTTTGACGGCACTTATGTGCGTTTAAAAAACTTAGTATTGGGCTATAATTTACCTCGAGATATTACAGAGAAATTAGGTATGGATAATGTGAGATTTTCGTTAAGTGGACAAAATTTACTAACATTTACTGATTATCCTGGAACAGATCCAGAGGTAAGTTACAGAGCTTCAGGTTCTCAAAACGCCAATGTAAATCAAGGATTTGATTATGGTAACTATCCAAACATAGAGTCTGTGACCTTTAGTGTAAACCTTAAGTTTTAAAATAAAAAATGATAACAATGAAAAATATAAAATATTTATTCCTTTTGTTGGTATTGCCAATTATAGGATGTTCAGATTTAGAAGAAGAACCAGTGTCGGTATTGTCGCCTGATGGGTTTTTCCAATCCATTCAAGATGTACAAACAGCTATAAATGGAAGCTATGGTAATATGGCAGAAGAAGCTTTTTGGGGTAGGAAATTCTCATTACCATTAATGCTAAGAAGTGATATGGTTGGTATAGGAGACCAAGGAACAGCAGGTCGTAGAAAAGATCATGATAATTTTACTGTAGCTGATGATAATGGAATGATTACTGAATTTTGGCCGCGAACCTATCAAATCATTGCAGGAGCAAATGAGGCAATTGCTGGTGCAGCTACATTGGGAGACTCGGAGGAAAGATTAAACCCAGTAGTAGCACAAGCATACTTTGTAAGAGCATATACGTATTTTCATTTGGTAAGACTTTTTGGAGATTTGCCTTACCTAGATGCACCAGTGCAAGAAATTGCTGCAGCCTCTCAAATATCAAAAACTCCAGCGGCAGACGTATATGCTAATATTATTTCAGATTTGGAGTTTGCTAAACAATGGTTGCCAGATACACAATCATCGTCTGCATTGCCATCTAAAGCTACAGCGGCTGGATATTTAGCATTGGTACATTTAACGATGAATAATTTTCCGGATGCTTATAGTGAAGCAAAATTTGTAATTGATAATGAAGGTAGGTTCGAATTAGAACTGGCTGCAGATTTTCAAGATTTATTCGATGCAACAAAGCAAAGCGGTTTGAATGAAGCATTGTTCACTATTGATCATAATGGTTTTAGAGATGATAACTACGGTCAAGACTATATGCCTGCACTTACAGGGATTAGAGGTAATCAGTTTGGTGGTATAGGCGGAGGATGGTCAGTTGCTGTGCCAAGTATAGAGGTGTATAACAGATGGGATGGTAGAGATTATAGAAAAGCCGTAAGTTTAGATACTACAGGAGTTTTTAATGGTGCGGTTGATACATTTGCCAATTTTCCAAATTATGACGCCAGAAACATTCCAAGTGCCTACATCGCTAAATATGCTAGATTTACTGGGCAAACTTCAAATGGTAACGGTAGAGGCTCAGAGCATAATTACGCACAATTACGCTATGCTGAAGTATTGTTAATTGCGGCTGAGGCACTGAATGAAGTGACTCCAGGTACTACGGAAGCAGATGGTTATGTAAATAGAGTTAGGGCTCGAGCAAGAAATGGTAACGGTTCTAGCTTCCCAGCAGATGTTACTCCTGGAATGTCTCAGGCAGATTTTAGAAATATGGTATTAGAGGAGCGTAGATGGGAATTAGCTTTTGAGTTTAAACGCTGGTACGATATTAAGAGACGTGATTTAGGAACCACAGCATTTGGTACCGGAGGCTTTGAGGAACGACCAAATTTTAATCCATCAAGGGATTATTTATTGCCACTTCCTAATGATGAATTACAACGTAACCCTAATTTAGAACCTAATAATCCAGGTTACTAATCCACCACTATGCACAAAATTAGTTTGATTATTTTTATTCTTGGGTTTGCGTGTTTATCGGCATGCAAATCCAAGGGTGAAAATAAAAAATCTCATGGTAATGAGATGGAAATAGATTCATTATTGCAAAAAAGGTTCACTCGATTATTAGACTACAATATAGATTCTTTAGCCTTTCCCAGAAGCTATTCTTATAAAACAGGTGAGATAAAAAAAGTATCTTCTAGAGACTGGACAAGCGGTTTTTTTGTAGGTAACCTTTGGCAAATATACGCGATTACTGGAGATGAAGCTTATAAAGAGCGAGCTGAGCAATGGACGCCTTTAATAGAGCGTGAGAAAGATAACGGAAAAACACATGACATGGGTTTTAAGGTATTTTCTAGTTTTGGGAATGGATTAAAGTTTAATGGCAGTCCTTACTATGAAGAAGTACTCATTCAAAGTGCCAAGACTTTATCTACAAGGTTTAACGATAAAATAGGGAGCATTCGTTCCTGGGATTTTAATAAAGATATTTGGCAGTTTCCAGTCATTATTGACAATATGATGAATTTAGAACTGTTGTTTGAGGCAACAAAACTTTCAGGAGATAGTTTATACCATGAAATAGCAGTAAAACATGCAGAAACTACTATGAAAAACCATTTTAGATCAGATGGAAGTACATGGCATGTTTTAGATTATGATACCATTTCAGGACAAGTACGTATGAAGGTAACACACCAAGGTATACATGATAATTCTGCTTGGGCAAGAGGTCAAGGCTGGGCTATATATGGATACACTATGGCATACCGTTATACTAAAGATCAACGTTTTTTGAACAGGGCAAAAGCTACTGCCGATTTTTTTATTAACCATAAAAAATTACCTGAAGATGGTATTCCCTATTGGGATTTTGATGATCCCAATATACCAAATGTTTCCCGCGATGTTTCGGCAGGCGCTATAGTGGCCTCGGCATGTGTTGAACTTTATGGGTATACAAGAAATGAGGCCTATATTAACTATAGCAAAAAAGTAGTACATAGTTTAAAATCAATAAAGTATATTTTACCTCCAGAGAATACTATTCCGTTTATACTTGATCATAGTTTTGGCGATTGGTCTAAAAAATCCGAAATGGATGAACCTATAGTTTATGGAGATTATTATTTTCTGCAAACGCTACTTCGGCTAAGAGTTGAAAAATAAAGTTTGGTAGCAGGGCAAGTTCAAGGGCATGATGCCGCACTACTTTTCTACAATGTTTGCTATACAATCAAGCGCTTTCAAATTATTTAATCATTCTATAAAATGTATATAAAAAGCTTTTTTACAAAGGTGTTAGCTCTTTGTGCACTATCCTGTTTGGCGGTCTCATGGAATGTAGTTCCGCAAAGTCATCTTATAAGGGAGAAAATAAATATAAACACGAATTGGTTTTATCTTGAAAATAATACAGAAATTTTATCTGAAGCCATGAAACAAAATGCTTGGAAAAGTATTGAGATACCACATTCATGGAATGCTTTAGATGCTACAGATATTGTTCCGGGCTATCGAAGAAGTGCAAGTTGGTATAAAAAAGAGCTTAACATTCATAATGTGGTTAAAGGTCACAATTATCACCTTTATTTTGAGGGTGCAAATATAACAAGTGAAGTTTATGTAAATGGTAAAAAAGTAGGAGGCCATATTGGAGGGTACATTGGCTTTGAAGTTGATATAACAAAGGTCGTCAAGTCTGGGGCAAATATGGTATTTGTAAGAGTTGATAATGGATTTAATCCAGAAATTATTCCATCTCAAAAAAGCGATTTTTTCATTTTCGGAGGCATTACTAGAGATGTTTGGCTAAAAACCACACCAAGAGAAAACCTAGCAAACTTAAAAATTTTGACACCAAAAGTATCAAAACATAATGCAGTCTTAAAGGCTTCTGTTGTAATAAACGGCTATAACAAACAATCCGGTTTAACAACAAGAGCAGTTTTGTATGACGCTGCAGGAAAAAAGAAAGCGTCAGAAAAAGGGAATATTGTAGGAAATAAATCGAATTTTTCATTCAAAAGCATACAAAATCCTGAATTATGGCATGTAGACAGCCCATATTTGTACACGCTGAAAGTAGAACTTCTGTCCAATGGAAAGGTAATTGATATTGTGTCAGATAGAGTAGGTTTTAGGTGGTTTGAGTTTAAAGATTACGGTGCATTTTATCTAAACGGAAAACGATTATTGTTAAGGGGTACGCACAGACACGAAGAACATGCGGGTGTTGGTGCTGCCATGACTAATGCTCAACACAGAGCAGATATGGCTTTAATAAAAGATATGGGTGCTAATTTTGTGCGTTTAGCACATTACCCACAAGATCCTGAAGTTTACAAAGCTTGTGATGAATTGGGACTTTTGGTTTGGGATGAATTGCCTTGGTGCAGAGGAGGAGTAGGTAACGATGCTTGGAAAGCAAACACGAAAACCATGTTGAAAGAAATAATCACTCAAAACTACAACCATCCTAGTATTATTTTGTGGTCATTAGGAAACGAAATTTATTGGTTGCCTGATTTTGAAGGTGGTGACGAAACAGCCAAGATAAATGCCTATTTAAGTGAATTGAATGCATTTGCTCATGATTTAGACCCATCAAGAAAAACCGCAATAAGAAAGTATTACGAGGGCGCTGATATTGTTGATGTGTTTTCCCCTTCAATCTGGTCTGGTTGGTATTCAGGAAGTTATAAAAGCTATCAAAAGGCTATAGATACCTATAAGAATGAGTATCCTCACTTTTTGCATGCTGAGTATGGAGGGTCAAGTCATGTAGGTCGCCATACAGAAACACCAATTACCGGTGAAGGTGAAATTGAATCCGACGGATGGGAAGAAGCCATTGTGCAAACCGATGTAGCCAATATTGCCC from Tamlana crocina includes:
- a CDS encoding two-component regulator propeller domain-containing protein; the encoded protein is MSTAEGLSQSSAIAIEQDDLGQVWIGTRDGLNRYDGSKFKIYRNDFDDESSLSNNDILAIKQDSKGFIWIGTYNGLNKYNPRSDTFTRYFHEQNKGSLSNNTVWTIEEMSNGEMWIGTSNGLSVYNQDSNTFKTYVKSSSEESLLGSHILSILETREGTIYIGTTSGLSEAIKDNNGNYKFKAIPKTTSVYIQDVIESENGEILMATQSRGVLSYNIVSKKVKTFPIVGEKNDGGKNVRRLLYDANGLLWIGTYNGLTVVKNNKVVASLMSDLNNPKSLSKNSIKCLFKDKKGSIWIGTYYGGVNIWDESNVNFINYAHKLGNRGLNYNVVSSIAHYNNLVFFGTEGGGINIYDKTLQSFSYIEQRSTNQLPDNNIKALSIIDKDKLWIGTFNRGLAIYNLSTKTFETNILPSQLKSFLSDVGIYSIQKDKYQNVWIGTFGKGIVKYNQALQTYNVIGTSDDISKSLSSNLIRALMIDDQQNVWAGTEKGLNKIDNNGIVTPYFYDFNRQYGDDILCVFQDSNRNIWVGTKAKGLFKLERTTFVPIPLKENNIKLSSINSILEDKPRTLWLSTNQGLVKYNINSGQLELFNQRDGLVGNEFNNNAALKVGKSDFYFGGPTGVSFFNSNRLNKNTYAPQVILTDFTIKNEPVALKDENEVLHEALSFTKSIRLSHDQGNFSITFSIPNFINSNNNSYQYRLAGLEEEWNFSSNNTASYTIQNPGNYVFEVRGVNSDGVFNKDVTSLDIEVRPAPWRSWWAFMLYGLFIVTALYFLIDVLKSKTKLRHQLEMEHLEAERTKEINKTKLEFFTNISHEFRTPLALILGPLHQIIEDYRGSNKIYKKLLVVENSANHLLQLINRLMDFRKLENNLYKLETAEGNIVKFLKEIYLSFSEFAKDGRYNYNFIAPQELILVYYDRNKLERVFYNLISNAFRYTPKGGQINVKIERLNHSVLIKIEDTGVGIAEEYQDKIFERFFEVAVNNRPDNDYNKGTGIGLSIAKNIVDLHKGSIKLEANNGAQGSVFCVELLLGSDHLSDDEIIEDFKFSDDVSQYVDQLEPQTLGLDDVLDTLPIAGKQTILLVEDNKPLRKFMKSILKDVYNILEAENGKVAFNLAIKETPDLIISDVVMPVMPGTELCAAVKNDIKTSHIPLILLTSRTSLVYKLEGLERGADDYISKPFNVKEFKVRIKNILDANARLKQKFTESTLLQPNEVTVTSIDEKLYKKAVQIVESNIGNDGFDVPFFCSELGVSRTMLFTKIKAWSGFTPNEFVQHFRMTRAAQLLEQGKINISEISYRVGFKNPKYFSKCFQKKFGKTPTQYANKFREV
- a CDS encoding TonB-dependent receptor, encoding MSLPGVNVIVKGGNSGTSTDFDGNYSIEAQKGAVLVFSYLGFVSQELPIGSSTTINVVLEEDVSALDEVVVVGYGAAKRSDITGSVSSVKSEEVTAFPVLDAQQALQGRAAGVAVQSNNGGEPGTPINVTIRGNTSINASSAALVVVDGFVGATYPQPGDIESVEVLKDASATAIYGSRGANGVILVTTKKGRKGKMTIELNSNYAIQTTSNRLDLLDASQFADYTRAINPSYTQGPANTDWQDLIYTTGHTTNHQLAFSGGSDNINYYVSGNYFDQDGVVINSGFERFSFLSNIDAQISDKLKLGFNAFGSRSTKDGVSTQANSGGRGSGDVISIAYRFAPDLGVLDENGNNTFNSVGDDIDNPFAVASERVDETFEDIYRANFYGEYEIIEGLTFKSTFGFSSRNQTRGQFTPSTLITSAGDQGGIAGIANLKNTNLLSENYLTYTKEIGKGNLTVLAGYSYQKDKTITNSAGAEGFVTNSVSYNALDTASTPLIPESFLSEFEIQSQYGRINYDYDDKYLITFTARRDGASNFAKNNKYAFFPSGALGWKVSNENFLKDNETISNLKLRASYGVTGNPSIAPYNSLATLQSIYAVTGDQTVNAVVSGRPANPNLKWESSYQTNFGVDLGLWQNRASLSVDIYNIDTKDLIVGNSNTPEYTGFLNPNFLDNIGEINNKGVEITLSTRNISTEYFTWSTDLNWSRNRNTVEKLFGNDVDLFLPSAAPGHFLQDETHILREGEALGQFFGWEYRGVYQGGALPEGTATFSGAVAGDELFTDVDNSGEINSSDRKIIGDPNQDWTFGFNNTFKYKNFDLGIFFQGAVGGDIYSFTLSELASGGSNATTEALNAWSPSNTDTNVPSPATREKRMNSRFVFDGTYVRLKNLVLGYNLPRDITEKLGMDNVRFSLSGQNLLTFTDYPGTDPEVSYRASGSQNANVNQGFDYGNYPNIESVTFSVNLKF
- a CDS encoding RagB/SusD family nutrient uptake outer membrane protein; translated protein: MKNIKYLFLLLVLPIIGCSDLEEEPVSVLSPDGFFQSIQDVQTAINGSYGNMAEEAFWGRKFSLPLMLRSDMVGIGDQGTAGRRKDHDNFTVADDNGMITEFWPRTYQIIAGANEAIAGAATLGDSEERLNPVVAQAYFVRAYTYFHLVRLFGDLPYLDAPVQEIAAASQISKTPAADVYANIISDLEFAKQWLPDTQSSSALPSKATAAGYLALVHLTMNNFPDAYSEAKFVIDNEGRFELELAADFQDLFDATKQSGLNEALFTIDHNGFRDDNYGQDYMPALTGIRGNQFGGIGGGWSVAVPSIEVYNRWDGRDYRKAVSLDTTGVFNGAVDTFANFPNYDARNIPSAYIAKYARFTGQTSNGNGRGSEHNYAQLRYAEVLLIAAEALNEVTPGTTEADGYVNRVRARARNGNGSSFPADVTPGMSQADFRNMVLEERRWELAFEFKRWYDIKRRDLGTTAFGTGGFEERPNFNPSRDYLLPLPNDELQRNPNLEPNNPGY
- a CDS encoding glycoside hydrolase family 88 protein, producing the protein MHKISLIIFILGFACLSACKSKGENKKSHGNEMEIDSLLQKRFTRLLDYNIDSLAFPRSYSYKTGEIKKVSSRDWTSGFFVGNLWQIYAITGDEAYKERAEQWTPLIEREKDNGKTHDMGFKVFSSFGNGLKFNGSPYYEEVLIQSAKTLSTRFNDKIGSIRSWDFNKDIWQFPVIIDNMMNLELLFEATKLSGDSLYHEIAVKHAETTMKNHFRSDGSTWHVLDYDTISGQVRMKVTHQGIHDNSAWARGQGWAIYGYTMAYRYTKDQRFLNRAKATADFFINHKKLPEDGIPYWDFDDPNIPNVSRDVSAGAIVASACVELYGYTRNEAYINYSKKVVHSLKSIKYILPPENTIPFILDHSFGDWSKKSEMDEPIVYGDYYFLQTLLRLRVEK